A single Larimichthys crocea isolate SSNF chromosome VIII, L_crocea_2.0, whole genome shotgun sequence DNA region contains:
- the LOC113746343 gene encoding alpha/beta hydrolase domain-containing protein 17C: MPERGPRMNGFSLGELCWLFCCPPCPSRIAAKLAFLPPEPTYSMHSDANGVTSLHLTERADWQYSQRELDAVEVFSTRSSRGNRVGCMFVRCAPNSRYTLLFSHGNAVDLGQMCSFYIGLGSRINCNVFSYDYSGYGVSTGKPSEKNLYADIEAAWQVLRNK; the protein is encoded by the coding sequence ATGCCCGAGCGCGGCCCCAGGATGAACGGCTTTTCTCTGGGCGAGCTGTGCTGGCTCTTCTGCTGTCCACCGTGTCCCAGCCGCATCGCGGCCAAGCTGGCCTTCCTCCCCCCGGAGCCCACCTACTCGATGCACAGCGATGCTAACGGCGTGACGAGCTTGCATCTGACCGAGCGGGCGGACTGGCAGTACTCCCAGCGGGAGCTCGACGCGGTCGAGGTGTTTAGCACCAGGAGCAGCCGAGGTAACCGGGTCGGGTGCATGTTCGTGCGCTGCGCCCCGAACAGCCGCTACACGCTGCTGTTTTCCCACGGTAACGCCGTGGACCTGGGGCAGATGTGCAGTTTCTACATCGGCCTCGGCTCCAGGATCAACTGCAACGTGTTCTCCTACGATTACTCAGGCTACGGGGTCAGCACGGGCAAGCCCTCCGAGAAGAACCTGTATGCGGACATCGAGGCGGCCTGGCAGGTCCTGAGGAACAAGTGA